The following proteins are encoded in a genomic region of Acidimicrobiales bacterium:
- a CDS encoding LuxR C-terminal-related transcriptional regulator, with product MASPLERARAAYARQAWGDAFAAFDAIGEDTSAGPADHEARAVCAYLLGKDGECARSWEAAHRSALEAGATAEAARYGFWLALCLMLEGRMAQAGGWLTRTERLVGDGRLDCAASGYLLIPALLAALDQGDAKGARDLAVRATGLGVRFGDADLRAFATLGHGQALIALGDIVGGTARLDDVMVSVTAGEVGPITTGIVYCAVVLECMKVFDLQRAAEWTGALSAWCEAQPDLVPYRGQCLVHRSQLDQATGDWRAAISTAGAACARLTDPPHPALGLAHYQEAELHRLTGALADAEAGYRRASRHGYEPMPGLALLKLAQGDAMAAAATMQRALGEAGASLQRTALLFAAVEVLTAAEDLSGARAAAVELERIAAASPSAVVTAMAAQAAGTVLVADGDPAAALVRLRSAASAWQALHMPYDAARAATLVGVACAALGDHLSTALELDNATESFSALGAVPDVERVAALRHSLVNATAPATATRSPIQAAPALSTREREVLAQVAAGRTNRQIAAELFISEHTVGRHVENIFTKLGVTSRAAATAYAYERRLL from the coding sequence GTGGCCTCCCCGCTCGAGCGTGCCCGCGCCGCCTACGCACGCCAGGCCTGGGGAGACGCGTTCGCCGCCTTCGATGCCATCGGCGAGGACACCTCCGCTGGCCCGGCGGACCACGAGGCGCGGGCGGTGTGCGCCTACCTGCTCGGCAAGGACGGCGAGTGCGCGCGCTCCTGGGAGGCGGCGCACCGGTCGGCCCTTGAGGCGGGCGCCACGGCCGAGGCGGCGCGGTACGGGTTCTGGCTGGCGCTGTGCCTCATGCTGGAGGGCCGCATGGCACAGGCGGGCGGGTGGCTGACCCGCACCGAGCGGCTGGTCGGCGACGGGCGGCTCGACTGCGCGGCGTCGGGCTACCTGCTGATCCCCGCGTTGCTGGCCGCGCTCGACCAGGGCGACGCCAAAGGCGCTCGGGACCTGGCGGTCCGGGCCACCGGGCTCGGCGTCCGGTTCGGCGACGCCGACCTGCGAGCCTTCGCCACCTTGGGCCACGGCCAGGCACTCATCGCCCTGGGTGACATCGTCGGTGGGACGGCGCGTCTCGACGACGTCATGGTGTCCGTGACGGCGGGCGAGGTGGGGCCGATCACCACGGGCATCGTGTACTGCGCAGTCGTCCTCGAGTGCATGAAGGTCTTCGACCTGCAGCGCGCCGCCGAGTGGACCGGGGCCCTGAGCGCATGGTGCGAGGCGCAGCCCGACCTCGTTCCGTATCGCGGCCAGTGCCTGGTGCACCGGTCGCAGCTCGACCAGGCGACGGGAGACTGGCGAGCGGCGATCTCGACGGCGGGCGCCGCGTGCGCCCGCCTCACCGACCCGCCCCACCCGGCCCTCGGCCTCGCGCACTACCAGGAGGCCGAGCTGCACCGGCTGACCGGGGCCCTCGCCGACGCCGAGGCGGGCTACCGCCGAGCCAGCCGTCACGGCTACGAGCCCATGCCCGGCCTGGCCCTGCTGAAGCTGGCCCAGGGCGACGCGATGGCGGCGGCCGCGACGATGCAGCGCGCTCTGGGCGAGGCCGGCGCGTCCCTGCAGCGGACGGCGCTGCTGTTCGCGGCGGTCGAGGTCCTGACTGCTGCGGAGGACCTCTCGGGTGCGCGGGCGGCGGCCGTCGAGCTCGAGCGGATCGCTGCCGCATCGCCGTCTGCCGTCGTCACGGCCATGGCGGCGCAGGCGGCCGGGACGGTCCTGGTCGCCGATGGCGACCCGGCCGCCGCGCTCGTCCGGTTGCGCTCTGCGGCTTCGGCGTGGCAGGCGTTGCACATGCCGTACGACGCGGCAAGGGCGGCGACGCTGGTGGGAGTGGCCTGCGCCGCCCTCGGTGACCACCTCTCCACCGCGCTCGAGCTCGACAACGCGACCGAGTCGTTCAGCGCTCTCGGGGCCGTCCCCGACGTCGAGCGGGTGGCTGCGCTCAGGCATTCGCTGGTCAACGCGACGGCACCGGCGACGGCGACGAGGTCGCCGATCCAGGCGGCGCCGGCGCTGTCGACGCGGGAGCGCGAGGTGCTGGCCCAGGTGGCAGCGGGTCGGACCAACCGTCAGATCGCCGCCGAGCTGTTCATCAGCGAGCACACCGTCGGCCGGCACGTGGAGAACATCTTCACGAAGCTGGGGGTGACGAGCCGCGCCGCGGCCACCGCGTACGCCTACGAGCGCCGCCTGCTCTGA
- a CDS encoding competence/damage-inducible protein A yields the protein MRCELVAVGTELLLGQIADTNSVWLSERLAAAGINCHFHTSVGDNVERIASVLRVALDRSDAVIVCGGLGPTQDDVTREAIASVMDAPLERDDAVLERIRGLFAERGREMAESNVRQADVPRGAVVIPQTRGTAPGLVCPVGDGVLYAVPGVPEEMRDMAERAVVPDLAARAGTRATIISRMVRTWGLAESTLAERVASRVQALEAAGNPTLAFLASGVEGIKIRITAKAASREDALAMVEAEDAELRALLGSLVFGVDDDTMESAVGALLEDAGLTLGLAESMTGGLVASRLVSVEGSSAWFRGSVVAYDSQVKFDVLHVPEGPVVSEEAAGSMADGAAKVLGADVGLSITGVAGPAEQDGMPVGTVFIGLHIDGATDVTHHRMPGDRERIRQFATISMLDLLRRRLLGRLGPGTTSA from the coding sequence ATGCGGTGTGAGCTCGTCGCGGTCGGCACCGAGCTGCTCCTGGGACAGATCGCCGACACGAACTCCGTGTGGCTTTCGGAACGGCTGGCGGCGGCGGGCATCAACTGCCACTTCCACACCTCGGTCGGGGACAACGTCGAGCGCATCGCCTCGGTTCTGCGTGTCGCCCTGGACCGCTCCGACGCCGTCATCGTGTGCGGCGGCCTCGGTCCGACCCAGGACGACGTCACGCGGGAGGCCATCGCTTCGGTGATGGATGCGCCGCTCGAGCGCGACGACGCGGTGCTCGAGCGCATCCGCGGCCTCTTCGCCGAGCGCGGGCGTGAGATGGCCGAGAGCAACGTCCGCCAGGCGGACGTCCCGCGTGGCGCCGTGGTGATCCCCCAGACGCGGGGCACGGCGCCCGGCCTCGTCTGCCCGGTCGGCGATGGGGTGCTCTACGCGGTCCCCGGCGTGCCCGAGGAGATGCGCGACATGGCCGAGCGGGCCGTGGTCCCGGACCTCGCCGCCCGGGCCGGCACCCGGGCCACGATCATCTCGCGCATGGTGCGCACGTGGGGACTGGCCGAGTCCACGCTGGCCGAAAGGGTCGCCTCCCGGGTGCAGGCACTCGAGGCGGCCGGCAATCCGACGCTCGCCTTCCTGGCCAGCGGTGTCGAGGGCATCAAGATCCGGATCACGGCCAAGGCGGCGTCGCGCGAGGACGCGCTGGCCATGGTCGAGGCCGAGGACGCCGAGCTGCGGGCGCTGCTCGGATCGCTCGTGTTCGGTGTCGACGACGACACGATGGAGTCGGCCGTCGGCGCGTTGCTGGAGGACGCCGGTCTCACCCTGGGGCTGGCCGAGTCGATGACGGGCGGCCTGGTGGCGTCGCGGCTCGTGAGCGTGGAGGGTTCGAGCGCGTGGTTCCGGGGGTCGGTCGTCGCCTACGACTCCCAGGTGAAGTTCGACGTGCTCCACGTGCCCGAGGGGCCGGTCGTCTCCGAGGAGGCGGCGGGGTCGATGGCGGACGGCGCGGCCAAGGTGCTCGGCGCCGACGTCGGTCTGTCCATCACGGGCGTGGCCGGGCCGGCCGAGCAGGACGGGATGCCTGTCGGAACGGTGTTCATCGGTCTCCATATCGACGGCGCCACCGACGTGACCCATCACCGCATGCCCGGCGACCGTGAGCGCATCCGCCAGTTCGCCACGATCTCCATGCTCGATCTGCTGCGCCGCCGCCTGCTCGGCCGGCTCGGTCCGGGTACGACGTCCGCGTGA
- a CDS encoding NifU N-terminal domain-containing protein, with product MATAVPSPSPNPNAVRFQLDVTLAGTLTVNSAAEASGNSFAEAVFAAPGVAAIFGVNDFVTVTRAAGADWDPIVEAVQQAAAAHL from the coding sequence ATGGCCACCGCCGTCCCATCACCGTCCCCCAACCCCAACGCCGTGCGATTCCAGCTGGACGTCACCCTGGCGGGCACCCTCACCGTCAACAGCGCGGCGGAGGCCTCGGGCAACTCCTTCGCCGAAGCGGTGTTCGCGGCGCCAGGCGTCGCCGCCATCTTCGGCGTGAACGACTTCGTCACCGTCACCCGGGCGGCAGGCGCCGACTGGGACCCGATCGTGGAAGCCGTCCAGCAGGCGGCCGCCGCCCACCTCTGA
- the pgsA gene encoding CDP-diacylglycerol--glycerol-3-phosphate 3-phosphatidyltransferase: MSTVPFGPSALATPANAVTVVRFLVTPVLLAMILGGGDSWPAFAFWIVLAGTDWVDGWLARKQGSTRSGAFLDPLADKFLVLGAMYALVAEGVFWWLPVTLIAVREVAISVYRTWMGKRGVSIPARWWAKVKTVVQQVAVACALLPLTAHARTVANVGLWTGVGLALVTGAQYLLDARKVSAAEHPAVTGHAV; the protein is encoded by the coding sequence GTGTCCACCGTGCCGTTCGGGCCTTCGGCCCTCGCCACTCCGGCCAACGCCGTCACCGTCGTGCGCTTCCTCGTGACGCCGGTGCTGCTGGCCATGATCCTCGGTGGGGGGGACTCGTGGCCGGCCTTCGCCTTCTGGATCGTGCTGGCCGGCACCGACTGGGTCGACGGGTGGCTGGCCCGCAAGCAGGGCAGCACCCGCTCGGGCGCCTTCCTCGACCCGTTGGCCGACAAGTTCCTCGTGCTCGGAGCCATGTACGCGCTGGTCGCCGAAGGGGTGTTCTGGTGGCTGCCGGTCACCCTGATCGCCGTGCGGGAGGTCGCCATCAGCGTGTACCGCACGTGGATGGGCAAACGGGGCGTGAGCATCCCGGCCCGCTGGTGGGCGAAGGTCAAGACCGTGGTGCAGCAGGTGGCCGTCGCCTGCGCGCTGCTCCCCCTCACCGCCCATGCCCGCACCGTGGCGAACGTCGGATTGTGGACGGGAGTCGGCCTGGCGCTCGTCACCGGGGCCCAGTACCTGCTCGATGCCCGCAAGGTCTCCGCCGCCGAACATCCGGCGGTAACCGGCCATGCGGTGTGA
- the rimO gene encoding 30S ribosomal protein S12 methylthiotransferase RimO produces the protein MADRTERVVRRLGAGGSAVDWRIMSGRYWVETLGCPKNQVDSEKLAGTLTADGMSQAASAEDADVVVVNTCAFIEAARQESVDTVLALADVKAEGARLVVAGCMAERYGDELAAALPEVDLVAGFGVPVTIGTRRDAARLDLLNLPRPPAAAPWAYVKIAEGCDRTCGFCAIPSFRGPQRSRPADAILGEVDDLGAVEIVLVAQDLASYGKDVPGMGAGSIVSLVEAVAARVLRTRLLYLYPSDLTDALVDAIGATGVPYFDLSLQHVSKPLLRRMRRWGDGDRFLRRIASIRARFPDAAFRTNFIVGYPGETEADHDQLLRFLDAAQVDWCGFFAYSREDGTHAAGLDGAVPPSLVRERLAEVGELQDRITAARRQSLIGHTLEVLVDRPGVGRSHWEAPEIDGIVGIPGELETGTVAKVQVTGAEGPDLEARAL, from the coding sequence ATGGCCGATCGTACCGAGCGCGTCGTCCGCCGCCTGGGAGCGGGCGGCTCGGCGGTAGATTGGCGGATCATGAGCGGGCGCTACTGGGTCGAGACCCTGGGCTGTCCGAAGAACCAGGTCGACTCCGAGAAGCTGGCCGGCACGCTCACCGCAGACGGCATGTCGCAGGCTGCGTCCGCAGAGGACGCCGACGTGGTCGTGGTCAACACGTGCGCGTTCATCGAGGCGGCCCGCCAGGAGTCGGTCGACACCGTGCTCGCCCTGGCCGACGTCAAGGCCGAGGGCGCCCGCCTGGTGGTCGCGGGCTGCATGGCCGAGCGCTATGGGGACGAGCTCGCCGCCGCGCTCCCCGAGGTCGACCTGGTCGCCGGGTTCGGGGTCCCGGTCACCATCGGCACCCGTCGCGACGCGGCCCGACTCGATCTCCTGAACCTGCCTCGCCCACCGGCCGCGGCGCCGTGGGCGTACGTGAAGATCGCCGAGGGCTGCGATCGCACCTGCGGGTTCTGCGCCATCCCGTCGTTCCGGGGCCCGCAGCGGTCCAGGCCGGCCGACGCCATCCTCGGCGAGGTCGACGATCTCGGCGCCGTGGAGATCGTCCTCGTGGCCCAGGACCTGGCGTCGTACGGCAAGGACGTGCCGGGCATGGGTGCCGGCTCGATCGTGTCCCTCGTCGAGGCGGTGGCCGCGCGGGTGCTCCGCACCCGGCTCCTGTACCTGTACCCCTCCGATCTCACCGATGCGCTGGTCGATGCCATCGGCGCCACGGGCGTGCCGTACTTCGACCTCTCGCTCCAGCACGTCTCCAAGCCCCTGCTCCGGCGGATGCGGCGGTGGGGCGACGGCGACCGCTTCCTGCGCCGCATCGCTTCCATCCGTGCGCGGTTCCCCGATGCCGCGTTCCGCACCAACTTCATCGTGGGGTATCCCGGCGAGACCGAAGCCGACCACGACCAGCTGCTGCGCTTCCTCGACGCCGCCCAGGTGGACTGGTGCGGGTTCTTCGCCTACTCGCGCGAGGACGGCACCCACGCAGCGGGCCTCGACGGTGCCGTGCCGCCGTCGCTGGTGCGCGAGCGCCTGGCCGAGGTCGGCGAGCTCCAGGACCGCATCACCGCGGCGCGGCGCCAGTCGCTCATCGGGCACACTCTGGAGGTGCTCGTCGACCGACCGGGGGTGGGACGCAGCCACTGGGAGGCACCCGAGATCGACGGCATCGTCGGCATTCCCGGGGAGCTGGAGACCGGAACCGTCGCCAAGGTTCAGGTCACCGGGGCCGAGGGCCCCGACCTCGAGGCCCGGGCGCTCTAG
- the thpR gene encoding RNA 2',3'-cyclic phosphodiesterase, with protein MRLFVAVWPPPAVAAAVRGAVEGVDSDQREGVRWTPWDQWHVTLRFFGEADAGAAAAAFRSVAGDRLRAPVVAAVGPATASFGRRVLHVPVAGLDAVAAAVIAATAEVGRPPDQRPFTGHLTLARAPARAGVDLTAWCGIPVSGSWSVAELTLVASRTAGPGGSRYEVVDRLALA; from the coding sequence GTGCGGCTGTTCGTCGCCGTGTGGCCGCCGCCTGCCGTCGCGGCCGCCGTGCGGGGCGCCGTGGAGGGGGTGGACTCCGACCAGCGGGAAGGCGTGCGATGGACCCCATGGGACCAATGGCACGTCACCCTGCGCTTCTTCGGCGAGGCGGACGCCGGTGCTGCGGCGGCCGCGTTCCGCTCCGTCGCCGGGGACCGGCTGCGCGCGCCGGTTGTCGCTGCCGTCGGTCCGGCCACCGCCAGCTTCGGGCGCCGGGTCCTGCACGTGCCCGTGGCCGGCCTCGACGCCGTGGCCGCCGCCGTCATTGCCGCCACCGCCGAGGTCGGCCGTCCGCCCGATCAGCGCCCCTTCACCGGGCACCTCACGCTGGCGCGCGCCCCGGCCCGGGCGGGGGTCGACCTGACGGCATGGTGCGGGATCCCCGTGTCCGGCTCGTGGTCGGTCGCCGAGCTGACCCTGGTGGCCAGCCGCACAGCGGGCCCGGGTGGCTCCCGCTACGAGGTGGTGGACCGTCTGGCACTGGCGTGA